The Fusobacteriaceae bacterium genomic sequence CGGTGAAAGGGATTGTCGTTTGCGTTTTTTCTTCCCATAGTATAGCGGATTTTTCCGGATTTGTCCATGAATTTATCGCAAATCAAGCGGTTGTTGAAATAAAGTCATGGACATTTCCGCCGGCCTCATGTAAAATATAGATAAATCAAAGGGCGGCCGCCGCGTGACAGCGGAAAAAGCGCGCTAAGAGGGGGAGAATATGAAACTTGCGGAAATCGTACGACCCAAAAAAGATCTTCCTGTCAGAAAATCCAAACTCTGGGGCAACCTCGATATCATGGAGCTCTCGGAGGAGAGCCTCCGCGGCCCCGCCGATGTCGTTTCCGTCCTCAACGACGCCGGGGAGGTTATCGGCGAGATCAACCGCGAGGACCTCATTTATCTCGCAAAACGGAACCAGGTCACAAGATTCGCCAAAGTTCTGGATTACATGGACGAAGGCGTCGTGGCGATCGACGACAAAGGGAGGATTTTTTATCTGAATAACGCCTATTCCCAAATATTGGGTATTCCACGCTACAAAGTCATCGGGAAATATATGCCTCAGATCGAAACCGGAGCGCTTTTGAACAAAGTGCTTGAAACCCATGAGTCCATCTCCAAGGACAAGCAACTGATTTCTTCGATCAACAAATATGTTTCCATGAGAATTTTTCCCCAATTTTCCGGGGGAGCCTTCGCGGGCGCGATTTCCATTTTCAAAGACGTCACGGAACTCAATACGATGAATCACGAAGTCCAGCGGATGAGCGACGTGATCAAGGAAGTCACCCGGAAACTGGACTATCAGGAGGCCTTCAAAAACCTCGGGATTATTACGCAAAACAGCGAATTTATTAAGGTACTGGAAGTCGCCAATATCGCGGCCAAAACCGACGTCACGGTACTGATCCGGGGAGAAAGCGGCGTCGGGAAAGAAGTCATGGCCAAGTTGCTGCATTCCGGAAGCAACCGGAACAATTCCCCGCTGATCACGGTAAATTGCGCCGCGATTCCCGAGCATCTCTTTGAGAGCGAGCTTTTCGGCTATGAAGCCGGCTCCTTTACGGGCGCGAGTAAATCGGGTAAAATCGGGAAATTTCAGCTGGCGGACCAGGGAACGCTTTTCCTCGACGAAATCGGCGACCTGCCGTTACCGATGCAGGCGAAACTCCTGCGCGTCCTGCAGCAGGGGGAGATCGAAAAGATCGGAAGCGCCAACGCGATCCCGGTGGATGTCCGGATCATCACGGCGACGAACAAGCCCCTTGAGGACTTGATGAAAGCGGAGAAATTCAGGGAGGATTTGTTTTTCCGCCTGAACGTCATTTCCCTGAATATTCCGCCGCTGCGTGAGCGAAAAGAGGATATTCCGCTCCTCGCCAATCATTTTCTGGGGATTTACAACAAACGCTACAAAAAATCCCTGACGATCTCCGCCGAAGAATACAGCGACATGATGCAATATGACTGGCCCGGCAATATCCGACAGTTGCAGAATTATCTCGAGAGAAGCGTGATCCTGGGAACCGCGACCATGGGAGACATGATCCTCAAACCCGAAAACGGAGCTACTCCGGATGCGGGTTCGCACGCCGCCCACCCCGTCGACCGCTCGCTTTCGCTCAAAGATCAGCTCAAACGCTGTGAGAAGGAAATTATCGAGCAGACTTTGCGGGAGCAAAACGGCGACCGGCAGAAGACCATAGAAGCGCTGAAAATCAGCAGGCGTACATTCTACCGGCGCTACGGGCAACTGAAGCAGGCGCCATGATTGACACTAATGACAGTTTTGACACTGAAAAATGCCATATTTGGCATTTTTTCTTTTTTTTGCCGCCGATGGAGCGTTTTTCTCTGTGAATTGAACTGCCTGATTTACGGGATTTCGGCCGATATGGCCGACAAAACGCCGATTGGTATAAAAATTGCTTTATCTGAATATAACAGATGTTTCTACCGAAAATAAAGCCAAAGGAAAAGACGGAATCAAGGAGGTCCCATGAAAACAATTCGTATCGGCGGCGGTCAGGGGTTTTGGGGGGACAGCCCGGACGCCGCCATTCATATGGTCCGCGCGGGCGACATTCAGTACCTCGCCTGTGACTATCTGGCGGAGCTGACCCTCTCGATCATGCAGCGGCAAAAGCTGAAAAATCCGAAAGCGGGCTTTGCCAGCGATTTCACCCAGCTGATCCGGGAAATCGGTAAAGAGGCCTATGAAAAAAAGATCCGTATTCTCTCCAACGCCGGCGGCATGAATATTCAGGGCGCCGTCGACGCCCTCCGGAGCATCGCGGAAGGGCAAAACATGCGCGGTTACAAGATCGGCTACGTGACCGGCGACGATCTTCTTGAAAAGCTGCCGGAATTGCTGCGGGAAGGACGGACATTCCCCAATATGGATGACGTCGGGGATTTCGATGAGATCAAGGACAAAATCGTCAACGTCAATGTGTATTACGGCAGGGAGCCGCTGATGGACTGCCTGCGGGAAGGGGCTGATCTGGTCATTACCGGACGCGCCACCGATTCGGCGCTGTTTCTGGCCCCGCTGGCCTATGAATTCGGCTGGGGGGACAAGGATCTGGACGATCTCGCCCGCGGCATCATGGTGGGTCACCTGCTGGAATGCGGCGGGCAGGGCGCCGGCGGCAATTTTGACTACGATTGGCGGTCCGTACCCGCTATGGACAATCTGGGCTTTCCGATAGCCGAAGTGACCGAGGATGACCTGCACATTACCAAAGCGCCGGGTTGCGGGGGATTGATCTCCGAACAATCGGTCAAAGAACAATTTTTGTACGAAGTGCATGATCCCGCCAATTATATTACGCCGGACGTGACCGTGGACATTTCCCGCGCGACGATTGTCAATGACGGCGACAATTCCGTCCGGATCGGCGGCGTCAGGGGAAAGGAAAAGCCCGAAAAACTCAAGATGTGCATCGGCTACCACGCGGGATACAAAGTGGCGACCTACCTGCCCTTTGCCTGGCCGGACGCCTATGAAAAAGCGCGATACGCGGCGGAAATCCTCATGAAGAAAATGAAAAGAAAGAACCTCCGCTACGAGGATATCCGCATTGATTATTTGGGTCTCAACGCCCTTCATCTCGATGTCGCCGAATATGATGAGGAGTTGATCAAGCGGCTGAATGAAGTGGTTCTCCGGATCGCGATCCGCGTGAAAGACAAGGAAGAAGCGAAGAAGCTGATCCCGGAAATCTCACCGCTTCAGCTGAACGGCCCCCCCGGCGCTTCGTTTTTCGGGGGGCGATCCCAAATCCAGGATGTCATCGGCCTGTGGCCCGCGCTGATCGACAGAGACCTCGTCACCCTCACGTCGCATATGCTGGAGGTGAAATGATATGGCTCTCGTCTATTTGAACACGCTGGCCCACGGCCGCTCCGGCGACAAAGGCGACACCAGCAATGTGTGCGTTTACGCGAGGGACCCGAAGGACTATCCCTTGCTGAAACGGGTGCTGACGGCCGAGCGGGTGAAAGAATACTTCGGCGACATGGTCAGGGGAGAAGTGATCCGCTATGAGGTGGAGACGCTGCACGGCTTCAACTTTGTGATGAAACACGCGCTGGGCGGCGGGGCGACCCATTCCCTGCGCCTGGATTCCCTCGGAAAATCCATGGGATCGGCGTTTATGCGAATGAAAATCGATACGGACGATCCGTCCGGAACCTGAATGAGGAGGCAGAAAATCATGAGTACCAGTATCATTCCCGGATTTTATCAGATGACGCCGGCGGAACGGGCGCTGAAAATCGGTGAACTGACCGGCCTTTCCGCGGACGAGCTGCGGCTGATCACGGAAAAAGACGCCTTATCCCTTGATTTGGCCGATCATATGATCGAAAACGTCATCGGGACATATTCGTTACCGATGGGAATCGCGCTCAATTTTCTGATCAACGGAAAAGAAGTTCTGATTCCCATGGTGACCGAAGAGGCCTCGGTCGTGGCTGCGGCATCCAACGCCGCGAAAATGGCAAGGGCGGGCGGCGGGTTTTCCGCATCCTTCACCGGTCCCGTGATGATTGCGCAAGTCCAGATCATCAATGTTCCGGATCCCAACCACGTGAAGAATGTGATTTTGCAAAACAAGGAAACGATCAAAGAAATCTGCAACGCCAAAGATCCGGTTCTTGTGCAATTCGGCGGCGGGTTTCATGATCTCGACGTCCGCGTGATCGACACCATCCGCGGAAAAATGGTCATCGTTCATCTCCTCGTGAACGTGGGCGACGCCATGGGGGCAAATGCCGTCAACACCATGGCCGAGGCCGTGGCGCCTTATCTGGAGGAAAAAACCGGATACAAGGTGGATTTGCGGATTCTATCCAACCTCGCCGTATACCGCCTGGCCCGGGCGAGCGCGGTCTTTACGAAAGCCTCGCTCAGCAAGACCGGGGATCCGGCCGACGGCGCCGATGTCATTGAGAAAATCCTCGACGCCTACGCCTTTGCCGAAGCGGATCCTTTCCGAGCCGCGACCCACAACAAAGGCGTCATGAACGGAATCAGCGCCGCGGTTCTTGCCACGGGAAACGATACGAGAGCGATCGAATCGGGCGCTCACGCCTATGCCGCCTTCAAAGGCCGCTACACGACGTTGACCACCTGGGAAAAAACCGGCGGCGGAGATCTCACCGGGACGATCGAAGTCCCCATGGCCGTGGGCCTGGTCGGCGGCGCAACGAAAACCCATCCGGGCGCGCGGGCGGCGGTAAAAATTCTCGGCGTAAAAACGGCGGCCGAGCTGGCCATGATCTTCGCGGCCGTGGGATTGGCGCAAAACCTGTCGGCCATTCGGGCGCTGGCCACCGACGGCATCCAGAAAGGACACATGAAACTTCATGCCAGAAATATTGCGGCTTCCGTGGGAGCCGCGGGTGAGACGCTGGAAAAAATCGTGTCGCAAATGATCGCGGACAAGAACATCAACGCGGTATACGCGGCGGAACTTTACGCAAAATTCAAGTAAGCGGGTTCTTATCTGACGTCAAAAACCTTCATAACAGAAAAGTCAGGAGACAGGAGATGGAAAATGAAGATAGAATCATATAGTATGAACGAATTAACAATTGGCCAAAGCGCGTCTAAAACCAAAGTATTCAGAGAAGAAGACGTTCTGGTATTTGCGGGTTTTACAGGAGACATGAATCCGGTACATATCAACGAAGAATTCGCAAAAACTACTAAATTCGGGCGCAGGATAGTTCACGGTCCCTACGTATATACACTTGTCGGCAGCGTTTTGGGGCAGCAGCTTCCGGGGGGCGGGTCAGTTTATGTCAGTCAAACGCTGAAATTCAAATTTCCGGTTTTTGTTGGGGATACAATCACCTGTACGCTGACGGTTACGGATAAAAATATAGAACGGAATCGTTTGACTTTGAACACGCTTTTAACCAATCAAGATGGTGTTGTAGTAATCGAAGGCGAGGCTGTGACCATGCCCAGACTTGAAAAAAGCGATTCTTGATAAAAAGTTCCTGACTGAATGAGGAGGCGGACATGGCAGGTAAAGTCAATCTGGTTGTCGAAGGATTCATCGCGCTAATTACGATCAACAATCCTCCGATGAATCCCCTTGACATTGAAGTAATGGATGGAATTCGCAATTCTTTTGAGCATCTGTACCTGGAAGAGGACATCCGCACTGTAATAATCACCGGTAACGGCAAATCTTTTGTGGCCGGTGCGGATATCAAAGAGCTCAAGCGTTGGACGCCCGAATCTTCCATGATACTCAATGGAAAGGGACAGGCGCTGGTCAATTTGATAGAAAATTATCCTTCTCCGGTTATAGCCGCCATTAATGGATACGCATTGGGCGGTGGGCTGGAAATCGCTCTCGGTTGTGACATTCGATTGGCTTCCGAAAAAGCAAAGTTAGGTCTTCCTGAGGCCAAACTCGGTATTATCCCTGGTTACGGAGGGACAGCGCGCCTGTGCCGCGCTGTAGGAATCGGGCAGGCAAAAAAAATGATGTATACGGGTTCGCACATCACGGCCGATGAAGCGTTCGCTATCGGATTGGTGCAAGAAGTTCTTCCTTCCGAAAAGCTTTTAAGCCGCGCGATGGAAATTGCTCATGCGATAGCTGAAAATGCTCCGATAGCAGTTCGCGCCATAAAACGTATCGTCAACATTTGTCGCAACAAATCTGTTGAAGAGAGCCTCGCGGCTGAACTTTATGCTGCTCGGGACTGCTATGCATCTGCAGATAGCGGGATAGGGATTGATGCCTTTATCAACAAAGAGATCCCCAAATTTCACGGTAACTAATACATTATAAGGAGGAAAGTATGATATTGGGAATGCCTGCATTTACATTTTTCATCTTTTGTATTATTTGGCCGGCGCCGGTGATCATCTCGGCAATAATTGCTTTTAAGTCCAAAAAAGGGAAAAAATAGGAGGATTCAATGTTAACCATACAAATTGTAATGATCGTTTACATCGCCATTTGCGCCGGTATCGGCATTTATACTTCCAAGTATCAAACCAATGCCGAAGAGTTTTATGTCGCCGGCAAGCGTCTTGGCCCTGTTGTGCTTGGGCTTGCCATTTCCTCGACCATTATGAGTGGCATGGGTTTTGTCGGATCCATCGGCGGTATTTACCGTGACGGTTACGCACCAATGACAATAATGATTTTTGCGACTGTCGGCACGATGATTTCATACCTTTTGTTGGCGGAACCTTTGCGCAGGGTCTCAGGTAAATTTGGATATATTACATTGGCCGATTTCGCTTACAATCGCTTTGGAAAAAGCGAAGGTACCCGTCTTGTTGTTACACTATCGACAATTATTGCTGTTACCGGTTATATTATGACCAATCTGGCCGCTCTTGGTACTGTAGTTGCTCTTGTCACTGGTTGGAGTTATTTTACGTCTCTCACTGTAGGCGTTATCGTTGTTGGTGTTTATGTTCTTCTTGGCGGTATGCTTGCCGCAGCGCTAACCGATGCTTTTCAGAGCATTTTGATGATGTTTCTTGGCGTCGCTTTTGCCGTTGTCGCGATTTACAATTCCGGTGGTATGACCAGCATGAATGAGGTTCTTGGTCGGGTAAAAGACCTCAACACGTTTATCAGACCCGGGACTGGATACGGATGGATTTATTTTATCGGAACAGCCCTCATGTACGGATTTGGTGTAGGCGGCCAACCACATGTTGTCAATAAATTTTATCAGATTAATAAAAAAAGCCAATGGAAGACATCAATGTTTATAGCCACCCTGTCTTACTTTCTGGTTGGAGCGAGTCATATTGCCGGCCTTGGAGGCCGCGCCGGTACGATACTTGGTAAATTTCCGGATACGCTGGCAAACGTTAACAACATGTCTTCTATTTTTGCCATGCAATATTTTCCGCCAATCGTAGCGGGGATTCTGTTGTCGGCTATAGTCGCCGCCATGATGTCTACCTGTGACTCCCAAGTCGTTACCGTAACTTCGGCACTGTGCCGTGATTTCATTCTTCGATACATCTACAAAAAAAAGTTGTCGGATAAACAGGAGATGCTGGCCACCCGTATTTGTATAGGCGCTATAATTCTTATTTCATATCTGCTTGTTTTCCGCCCACCGACATTGATTATGTGGATGGGGAATGGCGCTTGGGGTATTGGCGCTTCTGTGCTGATTCCGATTCTCGTCCTCGGTTCTCGATGGAAGCGTGGCAACAGGATTGCCGCCATTGTAGCTGGATGGGTAGGTATCGCTGGCTCTTTCGGTCTGGTTGTATTGAGCTCGCTCAAGCTCATTGTTTTGCCGGTTAACGCGGCTGTTATCGGAACAATTTGTTCTACTGTCGTATACATCGTCATGACTTTTGCTTTGCCTGACGAACCCAATGAGCTGGTAACGATTCTCCATGACAAGAGCGAAGTGGATTCTGATTAATCAATACTTTTGAAGGGAGGAACGCATGAATGCCTTAGAGGATTTGACTGTAATTGATCTGACCCGTTTTGCGGCAGGCCCATTTTGTACTTTGCAGTTGGCGGATTTGGGAGCGAAAGTGATCAAAGTGGAATCGAAAGATTCCGCCGATGAAGCACGCAATTTTACTCCCTTTTTGGGAGAAGGAGATGAACGGATCAGCGGATATTTTGTTCAGTATAATAGAAACAAAAAAGGAATTACGCTTAATCTACGGAGTGACGAAGGAAAAAAGTTGCTTTTACGTATGCTGGAAAAAGCGGATGTTCTCGTAGAAAACTATCGTCCAGGCGTGATGAAAAAAATGGGACTCGATTTTGAAACCTTACATAAAATCTATCCGAAACTGATTTTCGTTTCCATCAGTGGTTATGGACAAACGGGTCCATATATTGACCGCCCTGCCTTTGACAATTGCGCGCAGGCCCTCAGCGGTATCTGGTCGACGACCGGATACCCTGACCGGCCGCCCTGCAGGGTCGGTACGATTATCGGTGATTTGGCCGCATCTCTTTATGGTTGCATCGGTGTGCTGGCCGCACTGCATCACGTAAAAAATACCGGCGAAGGACAATACGTTGACGTGTCGCAATTGGATTCGACGCTCTCCTTGACAGAGATGATGGTCGTCAACTATCTCGTAGCAGGGAAGATTACCCGTCCTCTGGGAAATGATCACCCCTTCGTTATGCCTTACAGCGCCTTTAAAGCAAAAGACGGGTATATTTTTGACGGTGGTTATACGGATAAATTTTGGCGATTGCAATGTGAATTTTTCGGCGAACCAGAATTGGCCGATGATCCCGAAATTGATACCATGGTCAAACGACATGTAAGGAGTACCTACGAGCGGCGCGTTAAGCCAAAGCTTGACGAATGGATTGCCCAATACACCATCGCGGAACTTATGGAAGGACTTGGAGATAAAATCCCTATGGCGCCGATATTGGATGTAACCGGCGTAGTGAAAGATCCTCAGATACTATCACGCAATATGATTATCGAAAAAGATTATCCCCAAGGCAAGGTAAGCGGTGTCGGTCAGCCGATCAAGCTCAGTCAAACTCCAGCGGATACTTCAGGGTCGGCGCCTGCTGTCGGCGAGCATAACAGGGAAATTTATCTTGACTGGCTGGGACTGAGTAAAGAGGATCTGCAATCCTTTGAAGAACGCGGTGTTATTTGACTGAAGTAATTTCTACAGGAAAAGTGGGAAGGTAAAACATGCAAAACCTAAAGACAAAGGAAGACTATATTGCATATCTTAAAGAAAAGGCCCGCGAAATACGGATAAAAGGCCTGAAGTTGATTACTGCGGGTAACATTGGTCATCCTGGGGCGACCCTCTCATCAGCGGATTTATTTGCAGCGTTATATTTTAGCGTACTTTCCATAAATCCTGCTAACCCCGCATGGGACGGAAGAGATCGCTTCATTTTGTCTAAGGGGCACGGATGTCCTCCGCTTTATGTTGCTCTTGCCATTAAGGGTTATTACTCTTGGGAAGAACTCCTTTCAACCTATGGAAAACTCCATAGCCGTTTCCAAGGACATCCTGACATGAAAAAGACGCCTGGCGTTGATATGACGACGGGGTCCTTGGGACAAGGTCTGTCCGTGGCGGTTGGGATGGCCCTTGCTGCCCGTCGCGACGGCAAGAAACACAGGGTTTATTGTATGCTTGGCGATGGCGAACTGGACGAAGGCCAGATTTGGGAAGCCGTAATGTCCGCCGCCCATTATAAACTGGACAACATAATTGCTATCGTCGATTACAATAAAATTCAAGCAAAAGGGCCGGTACACGAGATTATGGGACTTGAACCTCTGCCGGCAAAATGGGGATCCTTTGGATGGCAAGTGATAGAAATAGATGGTCACGATATGGAGAACATCCTCGACGCCTTTTATTTGGCCAAAAATCGATATAATAACGGCAAACCGATTGTCATTATAGCCCATACAGTAAAGGGGAAGGGTGTGTCTTTCATGGAGAATACTCCAGAATGGCATACACACGCCCCCAGCAAAGAACAGTTGGAAGCCGCGCTTGTCGAACTATCCGCATACGGAGATTATAGATGGAAGAATTGAGAGAAGTATTTGCTAGAGAATTGATCGAGTTGGGAAAAGAATTTCCCAATCTGTATGTCATTGATGCTGACCTCAAAACATCTACCCGGACTGTTTTATTTGAAGATGCCTATCCAAGGCGATTTATTCAGGCTGGAATTGCCGAACAAAATATGGTTGGCATTGCCGCTGGACTCGCTCTCGAGGGTAAAATTCCTATCGTATGTACTTTCGCCAACTTTCTAGCGTCAAGAGCTCTTGATCAGGTTTATACATCAGTCGCGTATCCAGGCATCAATGTCAAATTTGCCGGAGCTTATAGCGGCATTTTGACGGGCAAACTCGGGGCAACGCACCAAGCCATTGAAGATCTCGCAGTCATGAGGGGAATTCCGGGTTTGAGAATTGCCGCCCCCGCTGATAGTTGGGAATTACGATCGGTTATGCGTAAATCTGTCGAATATAATGGACCGGTCTATTTTCGTGTTGACAAAAACAAACCAGAACTGGAATTTACCATGGGCTTTCCTTTTGAATGGGGCAAAGGTCATGAAATTTTGCATGGAACCACGGCAACCTTAATCGGAACCGGCATCGCTTCCCGTTGGGCATTTGAAGCGGCAAGCGCTCTGCATGAAGAGGGAATAAATGTTCGTTTCTTGCACATGCCCTCGATCAAACCTTTTGATGATGAGTTGGTACTTAAAGCGGCAAAAGAAACAGGAATATTGATAACCATCGAAAACCACAGCATTATCGGTGGTCTTGGCGGCGCAGTATGCGAAGTGGCGTGCCGCGAGCAGCCAGCGAAGGTAGTGCGTTTGGGGGTCAAAGATATGTTTTGCGAAACCGGTTCGGACGTGGAATTGCAGGAAGAGTATAACCTTACAGCGAAGGATATCACAAAAACAGTTAAAAGTCTTTTAAAATGAATTTCGGAAAATCAACGGATTTATACTTGATTTAAGTGAGTCAATCCAGACCTTATTTATTGTGATGTTTCGATAGTCCATTTGCGCTATCATTTAATCCTCCGGCTTCCCCGGTCATTTGCTGATCGGGGAAGCTTTTTTCATCAAGACTAACGAAAAATTTTGAAAAAACCACAAGCCAAAATGGGGCAGTCAGTTTGATGGGCGACCCGGGGATTTGCTTAACTGATAGAAAATGACAACTTATTTTGCCTTATTGACGGCATCCTGAACTGCTTCCATGATCCCTTTACTTGTTATTGAAGCTCCAGCGATAACATCAACTTGATTGCTTTGAGCGGCAATAATGCGTTTTGGAATTTCCACGAGAGCTCTGTCGGCTATGCCAACAGTTTCGCTGTTGCTTACGACTTCGATTGCTCCTATTCTGCCGGAAGAATAGGTTATTTTTACGACTATTTCTCCGCCAATTCCAGTTCCTCTTCCGATGTATTCATCTTTTTGGGTATCGATCACTTGAACTACAGGTCTAAGGTCCACAGGTTTCTTTCCTGCCAGAGCACTGTCTGCCGGTGTATCATTTTTAGGCGTCGCTGCGTTTTTTCCGGCTTCGCGCCCTGTAAAAGCACATTCGCCCAAATTACCGCCGCCATTATAGATGTCTGTGTAAAAAGAGCCGAATTCACCTGCACTGTAAAGGTGGGGGATGGGATTACCCCAAACGTCTAAAACTTCGCATTTTGCATTCCGTTTAGCGCCACCTTGAGTATTTGTGAGGCTTGCCTGTAGCGGAAACGCATAATAAGGCGCTGTGGCAATCGGTTTCAGGTATTTAGAATCAACATGGAAATCCGGATCATAACCATCAGTGCAGTAATTATTGTAATCTTGCACAGTTTTTTCCAGTTTTTCTGCTGGGATACTCATTTTCTCCGCTAGCTCTTTTATTGTATTGGCTTTGATGACCCAGCCCTTCGCTAGTTCTTCCTTAAATCCGGAGCTCCAAGTGAAATAAGGAACTACACCGCTTGATCGTGCTGTTTCATCAAATATACACCAAGCGTTTTTCGGGACGAGGAGGCTGAAAAAGGTGCCGGATTTATTGACATGTCCGTGGCGGGGGGCCACGGTTTCACTCATAAAACGCGTTCCATCGGTTCCAACATTGATTGTATTGACACTTGTAAAACCTGTTGCAGAGCGAGATTTGACTGGGACAGTAAAATAATAGCCAGCCGCGACTTTCGTCTCTGGTACAATGAAATTTACATCTGGACCCGCGAGAGCGCTCATGTGCCAGAGATCAGCTCCAACGTCTATTGCCATTTTAACGCCATCACCAGTATTGTATCTCGCGGCTTTGGAAAAGGCGTTTTGAAGTTGAGCGTAATTTTCAAGCATTTCATCATTGTTTTCAAAACCGCCCATTGCCATGACGACGCCATTTTTTGCGCGAACATTGTAAGATTTGCCTTTGTTTTCAATTTTTACTCCGTGAACAATGCCGGTATTTTTATCTTGTATCAATCGGGACACAGGAGTGGAGTACCACACATCTATTTTATCAGCGCGGTCAACAACGTTTTTTCTTAAGAACTGCCAGAAAGATGAAGTCCACCAACCATCTATCGTATAACCTCCCATGCCCTTACCGCCAAACTCGGGAAATTCAATATAATCAAACCACACAAGTCTGGCGGGGTCAACTCCAAGTTTGATGAGCCAGTCTTTGTTTGCCATGAGGCCATCTACAATAAATTCAAGAACTTCGTCACTTTGGTTATTGTAATCCGATCTGAGCGCTTTATAGTAAGCAAGGGCGCTTTCCCTATCGGTCGGCGAAAGAATAAATTGACCGGCGTATTTTGTATTGCCACCTTCTTCTCCAAGCGGAGCCTTTTCCAAGATGAGAACTTTGGCGCCGAGATCAGCGGCAGTGATCGCCGTGACCGCACCAGCGCCTCCAAAACCAATAACAACCACATCATATTCGGCGTCCCATGGTAACGAACTTATAAAATTATCTTTGTTTGGAGCGGCGAAGGTGACAATCGCTAAGAATGTGAAAACAACCGATAACGTCCAGATGTTTTTAAAGATTTTGCAAATTTTCATACGACATCCCTCCTTGAAATAATGACTGCAAGATTCAAAGAAAAACCATAATTCCGCCAATAGCATATTACTATATATATGGCTTGATGTCAATATGGGCTTTTCGAAATTAGATTGAAAAAAAGTCATACGGTGAGTATCGAAAGTCGAATCATGATTGATAGAATGCACGCTTCATGATATAAAAAAAGGTTCAGTTCATCGTAGGGAAGCATTT encodes the following:
- a CDS encoding MaoC family dehydratase; translation: MNELTIGQSASKTKVFREEDVLVFAGFTGDMNPVHINEEFAKTTKFGRRIVHGPYVYTLVGSVLGQQLPGGGSVYVSQTLKFKFPVFVGDTITCTLTVTDKNIERNRLTLNTLLTNQDGVVVIEGEAVTMPRLEKSDS
- a CDS encoding DUF1446 domain-containing protein, which produces MKTIRIGGGQGFWGDSPDAAIHMVRAGDIQYLACDYLAELTLSIMQRQKLKNPKAGFASDFTQLIREIGKEAYEKKIRILSNAGGMNIQGAVDALRSIAEGQNMRGYKIGYVTGDDLLEKLPELLREGRTFPNMDDVGDFDEIKDKIVNVNVYYGREPLMDCLREGADLVITGRATDSALFLAPLAYEFGWGDKDLDDLARGIMVGHLLECGGQGAGGNFDYDWRSVPAMDNLGFPIAEVTEDDLHITKAPGCGGLISEQSVKEQFLYEVHDPANYITPDVTVDISRATIVNDGDNSVRIGGVRGKEKPEKLKMCIGYHAGYKVATYLPFAWPDAYEKARYAAEILMKKMKRKNLRYEDIRIDYLGLNALHLDVAEYDEELIKRLNEVVLRIAIRVKDKEEAKKLIPEISPLQLNGPPGASFFGGRSQIQDVIGLWPALIDRDLVTLTSHMLEVK
- a CDS encoding sigma 54-interacting transcriptional regulator, whose amino-acid sequence is MKLAEIVRPKKDLPVRKSKLWGNLDIMELSEESLRGPADVVSVLNDAGEVIGEINREDLIYLAKRNQVTRFAKVLDYMDEGVVAIDDKGRIFYLNNAYSQILGIPRYKVIGKYMPQIETGALLNKVLETHESISKDKQLISSINKYVSMRIFPQFSGGAFAGAISIFKDVTELNTMNHEVQRMSDVIKEVTRKLDYQEAFKNLGIITQNSEFIKVLEVANIAAKTDVTVLIRGESGVGKEVMAKLLHSGSNRNNSPLITVNCAAIPEHLFESELFGYEAGSFTGASKSGKIGKFQLADQGTLFLDEIGDLPLPMQAKLLRVLQQGEIEKIGSANAIPVDVRIITATNKPLEDLMKAEKFREDLFFRLNVISLNIPPLRERKEDIPLLANHFLGIYNKRYKKSLTISAEEYSDMMQYDWPGNIRQLQNYLERSVILGTATMGDMILKPENGATPDAGSHAAHPVDRSLSLKDQLKRCEKEIIEQTLREQNGDRQKTIEALKISRRTFYRRYGQLKQAP
- a CDS encoding CoA transferase — protein: MNALEDLTVIDLTRFAAGPFCTLQLADLGAKVIKVESKDSADEARNFTPFLGEGDERISGYFVQYNRNKKGITLNLRSDEGKKLLLRMLEKADVLVENYRPGVMKKMGLDFETLHKIYPKLIFVSISGYGQTGPYIDRPAFDNCAQALSGIWSTTGYPDRPPCRVGTIIGDLAASLYGCIGVLAALHHVKNTGEGQYVDVSQLDSTLSLTEMMVVNYLVAGKITRPLGNDHPFVMPYSAFKAKDGYIFDGGYTDKFWRLQCEFFGEPELADDPEIDTMVKRHVRSTYERRVKPKLDEWIAQYTIAELMEGLGDKIPMAPILDVTGVVKDPQILSRNMIIEKDYPQGKVSGVGQPIKLSQTPADTSGSAPAVGEHNREIYLDWLGLSKEDLQSFEERGVI
- a CDS encoding hydroxymethylglutaryl-CoA reductase, degradative → MSTSIIPGFYQMTPAERALKIGELTGLSADELRLITEKDALSLDLADHMIENVIGTYSLPMGIALNFLINGKEVLIPMVTEEASVVAAASNAAKMARAGGGFSASFTGPVMIAQVQIINVPDPNHVKNVILQNKETIKEICNAKDPVLVQFGGGFHDLDVRVIDTIRGKMVIVHLLVNVGDAMGANAVNTMAEAVAPYLEEKTGYKVDLRILSNLAVYRLARASAVFTKASLSKTGDPADGADVIEKILDAYAFAEADPFRAATHNKGVMNGISAAVLATGNDTRAIESGAHAYAAFKGRYTTLTTWEKTGGGDLTGTIEVPMAVGLVGGATKTHPGARAAVKILGVKTAAELAMIFAAVGLAQNLSAIRALATDGIQKGHMKLHARNIAASVGAAGETLEKIVSQMIADKNINAVYAAELYAKFK
- a CDS encoding enoyl-CoA hydratase/isomerase family protein, with protein sequence MAGKVNLVVEGFIALITINNPPMNPLDIEVMDGIRNSFEHLYLEEDIRTVIITGNGKSFVAGADIKELKRWTPESSMILNGKGQALVNLIENYPSPVIAAINGYALGGGLEIALGCDIRLASEKAKLGLPEAKLGIIPGYGGTARLCRAVGIGQAKKMMYTGSHITADEAFAIGLVQEVLPSEKLLSRAMEIAHAIAENAPIAVRAIKRIVNICRNKSVEESLAAELYAARDCYASADSGIGIDAFINKEIPKFHGN